The following proteins are co-located in the Salvelinus namaycush isolate Seneca chromosome 31, SaNama_1.0, whole genome shotgun sequence genome:
- the c31h18orf25 gene encoding uncharacterized protein C18orf25 homolog isoform X1 — MKMADTEKTEEFVDAEIFSECPVQGGSAAAVRGEQEEPLKTETTSSPPGEKEGDSPLQTEGEPSLLSMPCLMMELRRNSPESPHASTGSDKPTSGRAYESDSSNPCMLSPSSSGHLADSDTLSSGEEGSASRATVEGGSTEPGADTRLAAEGQTSASSGRKSRRSRSESEMSTNTMAAKKNRCQPAVVGGAGVEKQTNGRLAKVKGHRSQKHKERIRLLRQKREAAARKKYNLLQDSSTSDSDLTCDSSTSSSEDDDETSGGKTITTDIPDGTPVVCHYDISDTDSNQENLSVTAERVRRTTVITHERLKTHRDQDMAANSGAVRVQHLCSLSAGHMEAELAHREPPRHKGHINIPSSDSEVEIVGVQENTRCAHPRGGVIQSLSSAWKPNSLEQLNNSTRQSSQLWTTVSPQPNWVSPPEVVDLTLDEDTRHKYLL; from the exons ATGAAGATGGCAGACACTGAGAAGACAGAGGAGTTTGTGGATGCTGAGATCTTCTCAGAGTGCCCCGTGCAGGGGGGGTCAGCTGCTGCTGTCAGGGGGGAGCAGGAGGAGCCCCTTAAAACAGAGACCACCAGCTCTCCTCCAGGAGAAAAGGAGGGGGACAGCCCCCTGCAGACTGAGGGTGAACCCAGCCTTCTCTCCATGCCCTGCCTCATGATGGAGCTGAGAAGGAACTCCCCTGAGTCTCCGCACGCCTCCACCGGCAGCGACAAGCCCACCTCGGGCCGTGCCTACGAGAGCGACTCCTCCAACCCCTGCATGCTCTCGCCCTCCTCCAGCGGCCACCTGGCCGACTCGGACACACTCTCCTCTGGTGAGGAGGGATCCGCCTCACGTGCGACAGTGGAGGGGGGCTCCACAGAGCCCGGGGCCGACACCAGACTTGCAGCAGAGGGTCAAACATCTGCATCAAGTGGGCGAAAGTCCCGTCGTTCACGTTCTGAAAGCGAGATGTCCACCAACACAATGGCAGCCAAGAAAAACCGCTGCCAGCCCGCTGTGGTGGGTGGAGCAGGCGTCGAGAAGCAGACCAACGGCCGGCTGGCTAAAGTCAAAGGTCACCGGAGCCAAAAGCACAAGGAGCGTATTCGGCTGCTTAGGCAGAAGCGTGAGGCTGCGGCAAGGAAGAAATACAACCTGCTGCAGGACAGTAGTACGAGCGACAGCGACCTCACCTGTGACTCCAGCACCAGCTCCTCTGAAGACGACGACGAGACATCAGGCGGCAAGACAATCACCACAGACATCCCAG ACGGGACTCCCGTAGTGTGCCACTATGATATTTCAGACACTGATTCTAACCAGGAGAACTTAAGTGTGACTGCGGAGCGAGTGCGCCGGACCACCGTGATAACACATGAAAGGCTAAAAACACACAGGGACCAGGATATGGCAGCAAACTCTGGGGCAGTAAGAGTACAGCATCTGTGCTCTCTCTCAGCAG gtcACATGGAGGCAGAGCTGGCCCACAGGGAACCCCCTCGACACAAGGGCCACATCAACATCCCCTCCTCAGACAGTGAGGTAGAAATAGTAGGAGTGCAAGAAAACACAAG ATGTGCCCATCCTCGGGGCGGGGTAATTCAGAGCCTGTCCTCTGCCTGGAAGCCCAACTCACTGGAGCAGCTCAACAACAGCACGAGGCAATCCTCCCAGCTCTGGACTACCGTGTCCCCCCAGCCCAACTGGGTGTCCCCTCCGGAGGTAGTGGACCTCACTTTGGACGAGGACACCAGACATAAATACCTACTCTGA
- the c31h18orf25 gene encoding uncharacterized protein C18orf25 homolog isoform X2: protein MKMADTEKTEEFVDAEIFSECPVQGGSAAAVRGEQEEPLKTETTSSPPGEKEGDSPLQTEGEPSLLSMPCLMMELRRNSPESPHASTGSDKPTSGRAYESDSSNPCMLSPSSSGHLADSDTLSSGEEGSASRATVEGGSTEPGADTRLAAEGQTSASSGRKSRRSRSESEMSTNTMAAKKNRCQPAVVGGAGVEKQTNGRLAKVKGHRSQKHKERIRLLRQKREAAARKKYNLLQDSSTSDSDLTCDSSTSSSEDDDETSGGKTITTDIPAAEGSGVSAQMQGLLDGGGSWDRNSIGSVLEEAMTRFAVMQRQTEERFRVWMEKLTRLDSDDSVDSSIHSSDAPGRHHRHRHRAPRPSSSFLPSSESQETMAAYMLARENANVTMSSLAPDPLNNNILPDVVPATQNGNLDVPDPGLLNV, encoded by the exons ATGAAGATGGCAGACACTGAGAAGACAGAGGAGTTTGTGGATGCTGAGATCTTCTCAGAGTGCCCCGTGCAGGGGGGGTCAGCTGCTGCTGTCAGGGGGGAGCAGGAGGAGCCCCTTAAAACAGAGACCACCAGCTCTCCTCCAGGAGAAAAGGAGGGGGACAGCCCCCTGCAGACTGAGGGTGAACCCAGCCTTCTCTCCATGCCCTGCCTCATGATGGAGCTGAGAAGGAACTCCCCTGAGTCTCCGCACGCCTCCACCGGCAGCGACAAGCCCACCTCGGGCCGTGCCTACGAGAGCGACTCCTCCAACCCCTGCATGCTCTCGCCCTCCTCCAGCGGCCACCTGGCCGACTCGGACACACTCTCCTCTGGTGAGGAGGGATCCGCCTCACGTGCGACAGTGGAGGGGGGCTCCACAGAGCCCGGGGCCGACACCAGACTTGCAGCAGAGGGTCAAACATCTGCATCAAGTGGGCGAAAGTCCCGTCGTTCACGTTCTGAAAGCGAGATGTCCACCAACACAATGGCAGCCAAGAAAAACCGCTGCCAGCCCGCTGTGGTGGGTGGAGCAGGCGTCGAGAAGCAGACCAACGGCCGGCTGGCTAAAGTCAAAGGTCACCGGAGCCAAAAGCACAAGGAGCGTATTCGGCTGCTTAGGCAGAAGCGTGAGGCTGCGGCAAGGAAGAAATACAACCTGCTGCAGGACAGTAGTACGAGCGACAGCGACCTCACCTGTGACTCCAGCACCAGCTCCTCTGAAGACGACGACGAGACATCAGGCGGCAAGACAATCACCACAGACATCCCAG CTGCGGAGGGATCCGGAGTGAGCGCTCAGATGCAGGGCCTGCTGGACGGCGGTGGCTCGTGGGACAGGAACAGCATTGGCAGCGTGCTGGAGGAGGCCATGACTCGCTTCGCTGTGATGCAGCGGCAGACAGAAGAGCGCTTCCGCGTCTGGATGGAGAAGCTGACGCGCCTCGACTCGGATGACAGCGTCGACTCGTCCATCCACTCGAGCGACGCCCCCGGGCGGCACCATCGGCACCGCCACAGGGCGCCGCGCCCGTCCAGCTCCTTCCTGCCCTCCTCGGAGTCGCAGGAGACAATGGCGGCGTACATGTTGGCCCGAGAGAACGCCAACGTCACCATGAGCAGCTTGGCCCCTGACCccctcaacaacaacatcctGCCTGATGTAGTGCCTGCTACCCAAAATGGAAATCTGGACGTTCCAGACCCCGGCCTCTTGAACGTTTAG
- the haus1 gene encoding HAUS augmin-like complex subunit 1 — MCEKNKKVSKWLSTVFGDQTIPEYEVNTRTVDILYQLAEASEVRCNETSLLIEDQKQKTSEYQADGVHLQNVVLQGVGLSSGSLSKPASDYLSALVANAKVLGVRDTSLSSFVPAVNNLTNELLESEKMDRRLDRELNALRNKLGAVLVLRKTFQEDIKKTMKAQEVESAKAEERLLNMDFVKAKSKDLSYRNKKAEDQLTSRHMENRISHQALMELCEQVYTLKQEILPLSKKLEPYRDLSPSPSLAQVKIEEAKRELTAVDAELEMKVDFMNSSLPKGHPLK, encoded by the exons ATGTGTGAAAAAAACAAGAAG GTGAGCAAGTGGCTCAGCACAGTCTTTGGAGATCAAACTATTCCAGAATATGAAGTTAACACACGGACTGTCGACATACTGTACCAGCTTGCAGAAGCAAGTGAAGTTCGATGCAATGAGACTTCCCTGCTCATTGAGGATCAGAAACAGAAAACTTCTGAGTATCAGGCTGATG GTGTTCATCTCCAGAATGTTGTATTACAAGGAGTGGGCTTATCCTCTGGAAGCTTGTCAAAACCTGCATCAGACTACCTGTCAGCATTGGTGGCAAACGCTAAGGTACTTGGCGTCCGAGACACATCTCTGAGCAG CTTTGTGCCAGCGGTGAATAACTTGACCAATGAGCTTCTGGAATCTGAAAAGATGGACAGGAGACTTGATAGGGAGCTTAATGCCCTCAGAAATAAACTTGGGGCCGTTCTTGTTCTACGGAAAACCTTCCAAGA GGACATCAAGAAAACAATGAAAGCTCAAGAGGTGGAGAGTGCCAAAGCAGAAGAAAGACTGCTGAATATGGACTTTGTCAAAGCAAAATCCAAAGACCTCTCATACCGAAACAAGAAGGCAGAG GACCAGCTAACATCCAGACACATGGAGAATCGGATCTCCCACCAAGCTCTGATGGAGCTATGTGAG CAAGTTTACACGTTGAAACAAGAAATTCTACCTTTGTCAAAGAAACTCGAACCCTACAGAGATTTGAGCCCA AGTCCATCTCTTGCTCAAGTGAAAATTGAAGAGGCAAAGCGAGAATTG ACTGCAGTTGATGCTGAACTGGAGATGAAGGTGGACTTCATGAATTCCTCCTTGCCTAAAGGGCACCCTTTAAAATGA
- the atp5fa1 gene encoding ATP synthase subunit alpha, mitochondrial, with product MLSVRVAAALVRTLPRRTGFVSKNVYAAACVGARHLHNTKPWMAKKGTAEVSSILEEKILGADTIADLEETGRVLSIGDGIARVYGLRNVQAEEMVEFSSGLKGMSLNLEPDNVGVVVFGNDKLIKEGDIVKRTGAIVDVPVGEQLLGRVVDALGNAIDGKGPLGSSIRRRVGLKAPGIIPRISVREPMQTGIKAVDSLVPIGRGQRELIIGDRQTGKTAIAIDTIINQKRFNDGTDEKKKLYCIYVAIGQKRSTVAQLVKRLTDADAMKYTIVVSATASDAAPLQYLAPYSGCSMGEFFRDNGKHALIIYDDLSKQAVAYRQMSLLLRRPPGREAYPGDVFYLHSRLLERAAKMNENFGGGSLTALPVIETQAGDVSAYIPTNVISITDGQIFLETELFYKGIRPAINVGLSVSRVGSAAQTKAMKQVAGTMKLELAQYREVAAFAQFGSDLDAATQQLLNRGVRLTELLKQGQYCPMAIEEQVTVIYAGVRGHLDKMDPTKITKFEKAFLQHVLSQHQDLLAQIRADGKISETADAQLKQIVLTFLASFE from the exons ATGCTGTCAGTTCGCGTTGCCGCGGCCCTTGTCCGCACCCTTCCCCGACGGACTGGATTT GTTTCCAAAAATGTTTATGCTGCTGCATGTGTAGGAGCCAGGCACCTGCACAACACAAAGCCATGGATGGCCAAGAAGG GAACAGCAGAGGTCTCGTCCATTCTGGAGGAGAAGATCCTGGGGGCTGACACAATCGCTGACCTGGAGGAGACTGGTCGCGTGCTGTCCATCGGTGACGGTATTGCCAGAGTGTACGGTCTCAGGAACGTGCAGGCTGAGGAGATGGTGGAGTTCTCCTCCGGGCTTAAG GGCATGTCTCTGAACTTGGAGCCCGACAATGTCGGTGTTGTGGTGTTCGGTAATGACAAGCTCATCAAGGAGGGCGATATCGTCAAGAGAACCGGAGCCATCGTGGACGTGCCCGTCGGTGAACAGCTGCTGGGTCGTGTGGTGGACGCTCTGGGAAATGCCATCGACGGCAAG GGTCCCCTTGGGTCCAGCATCCGTAGGCGTGTGGGTCTTAAGGCCCCTGGCATCATCCCCCGTATTTCTGTGAGAGAGCCCATGCAGACTGGCATCAAGGCCGTGGACAGCCTGGTGCCCATTGGCCGAGGTCAGCGTGAGCTGATCATCGGTGACAGGCAGACTGG CAAAACCGCCATTGCCATCGACACCATCATCAACCAGAAGCGCTTCAACGACGGCACTGATGAGAAGAAGAAGCTGTACTGCATCTACGTCGCCATTGGTCAGAAGAGATCCACCGTGGCCCAGCTAGTGAAGAGGCTGACTGACGCCGACGCCATGAAGTACACCATCGTGGTGTCCGCCACAGCCTCCGATGCCGCTCCCCTGCAGTACCTGGCCCCTTACTCTGGCTGCTCCATGGGAGAGTTCTTCAGAGACAACGGCAAGCACGCCCTCATCATCTACGACGATTTGTCCAAGCAG GCTGTGGCTTACCGTCAGATGTCCCTGCTGCTACGTCGTCCCCCCGGTCGTGAGGCCTACCCCGGGGATGTGTTCTACCTCCATTCTCGTTTGCTAGAGAGAGCAGCCAAGATGAACGAAAACTTCGGAGGCGGGTCCCTCACCGCCCTGCCCGTCATTGAGACCCAGGCCGGTGACGTTTCTGCCTACATTCCAACCAATGTCATCTCCATCACAGACGGACAG ATATTCTTGGAGACTGAGTTGTTCTACAAAGGTATTCGACCAGCCATCAACGTAGGTCTGTCTGTGTCACGTGTCGGCTCTGCCGCCCAGACCAAAGCCATGAAGCAG GTGGCTGGTACCATGAAGCTGGAGCTGGCCCAGTACCGTGAGGTGGCTGCCTTTGCACAGTTTGGTTCCGACTTGGACGCTGCCACCCAGCAGCTTCTGAACCGTGGTGTTCGCCTTACTGAGCTCCTCAAGCAGGGGCAGTACT GCCCCATGGCCATTGAGGAGCAGGTTACAGTCATCTATGCTGGTGTGAGGGGACACTTGGACAAAATGGACCCAACCAAGATCACAAAGTTTGAGAAGGCTTTTCTTCAACATGTTCTCAGCCAGCACCAGGACCTCCTAGCACAAATTAG AGCTGATGGCAAAATCTCAGAAACCGCAGATGCCCAGCTTAAGCAGATCGTCTTGACCTTCCTGGCAAGCTTTGAGTAG